The genomic window CCCGCGCTCCTCCGCGACCGCGCGCGCCGCGTCGCTGGCCGCGCGCAGCCCGGTCTCGCGCGCCCGGTCGGCCTCCACCCGGGCCAGCCGGCGCAGCTCGCGCACCGCGGTGCCGAGCGCGAAGGAGCCGAGCACGGTGAGTTCGCTGAAGATCATCCCGTCCAGCGAGCGGGTGCCCAGCACGTTGGCCGGCACCAGGACCGCCAGCATCAGCCAGCGCTGCCAGTTCTCCCCCAGGTCGGCCAGGGTGTAGATGGCGACGACTCCGTAGACCGGGAGCTGCGGCTGGGCGGAGTGCGCGAACACCCCGAGCGCCCCCGAGAGCAGCACGGTGGCCAGGAAGGCCGCGGCCGGCGCCTTGCGCCGCCAGGGCAGCGGCAGCGAGCAGCCGGCGGCCAGCAGGTAGGTCCACAGCGGCCAGTGCGTCCCGTCGTTGTGGACCGCCCAGAGCGAGACCGCCACCGAGACCAGCGCGATCAGGCCGTCCACCACGTACGGGTTGATCCCGGCCAGCCGCCCGCGCAGCCACCGCTCCCGTTCGGCCAGCCACTCCTGGCTGCGCGTCATCGCTTCCATCCGCGCCCCTCCCCCGTTCGGGGGGAGCCTATCGGCACAGGTCAACAGGTCGTGGACGGGCTGCAGCCGGTCCACCTCAGGCATGCGCGACGGTGACGTTGCCGGTGTCGGACTCGGCGTCGATCGCATGGCCCGAGGCGGCGTCCTGTGCGACCGTCACCTTGACGCTGCCCGTGTCGGCCGTGGCCTTGACGGCGTAACCGCCGGCCGGCACGACCACCTTGACGTTGCCGGTCGAGGTCTTCGCGGTCACCGAGCCCGGCACACCGGTGAAGGTCGCGGAGACGTCCCCGGTGGACGAGCCGAGGCTGGCGCTGGCGCTGCTGAGGTTCACGCCCTCGACCGAGCCGGTACCGGTGTCGGCCCGCACCCCCGCGCTCAGCCCGGACAGGTGCACGTCGCCGGTGCCCGCGCTGACCTTGACGTCCGTGCCCGCCGGGACGTCGACCTCGTAGTCGATCCCGCAGTCGTCGTGGCAGGTGTAGGTGAGCGTGAGGGTGCCGTCGGCCACCGTGTGCGTGCTGGTGGGCGCCTTGCTGTCGTAGTTCTGGTGCTCCACCACGTGCACCCCGGTGCCGGCCCCGACCACCCGGATGTTGCCGGTCTTCCCGTTGACCACCAGGGCGTGCACCGGCTGGTCGATCCCGTAGCCGACGACGCTGTGCTGCTGCCCGTCGAAGAAGCAGCCGGACATCCCGAAGACGACGAAGCCGGTGATCGCGGTGCAGCCGAGCAGCCGGGTCAGGCGCTGGTT from Kitasatospora sp. NBC_01250 includes these protein-coding regions:
- a CDS encoding DUF4097 family beta strand repeat-containing protein codes for the protein MNQRLTRLLGCTAITGFVVFGMSGCFFDGQQHSVVGYGIDQPVHALVVNGKTGNIRVVGAGTGVHVVEHQNYDSKAPTSTHTVADGTLTLTYTCHDDCGIDYEVDVPAGTDVKVSAGTGDVHLSGLSAGVRADTGTGSVEGVNLSSASASLGSSTGDVSATFTGVPGSVTAKTSTGNVKVVVPAGGYAVKATADTGSVKVTVAQDAASGHAIDAESDTGNVTVAHA